Sequence from the Egibacter rhizosphaerae genome:
CGGCCGAGTCCTCCGGCCGACAGAAGCTGAACATCTCGACCTTGTCGAACTGGTGGACTCGGAACATGCCGCGGGTGTCCTTGCCGTACGTGCCGGCCTCGCGGCGGAAGCACGTCGAGAAGCCCGAGTAGCGCACGGGCAGGTCGCCGTCGTCGAGGATCTCGTCCATGTGCAGCCCCGCGAGCGGCACCTCGCTCGTGCCCACCAGGTAGAGCTCGTCCTTCTCGATCTCGTAGATCTGCTCGGCGCCCTCGGGCAGGAAGGCGGTGCCGTACAGGGCCTCCTCGCGGGTCAGTACCGGAGGGATCACCGGCACGAAGCCCTCGGGCATGAGGCGATCCATGGCGTAGCGCACGAGCGCGAACTCGAGCAGCACCGCGTCGCGCATCAGGTACGAGAAGCGGGCGCCGCTCACCTTCGCGGCGCGCGGCAGGTCGATGAGCCCCAGTGCCTCGCCGAGCTCGACGTGATCGCGTGGTTGGTCGATGTCCGGCATCGTGCCGAACCGCGCGAGCTCGACCGCGTCCTCCTCGTCCTCCCCGTCCGGCGCCTCGTCCTCGGGGAGGTTGGGCACGCGGGCGAGCAACGCCTCGAGTCGCTGCTCGGTTTCGGTCTGCTGCGGTTCGAGCTCGTCGAGCCGCGCGGACACGCGCTTGACCTCGTCGATGAGGTGCTGCTTGTCGTCGCCGCTGGCCGCGCCGATCTCGCGGGACTTCTGCTTCTGCTCGGCACGAAGCTGGTCGCCCTCGGCGATGAGCGCGCGCCGCTGGACGTCGAGCGCGAGCACCTCGTCGACCTGCTCGCGCGTGACGCCCCGGCGCGCCAACGCGGCCGCGACGCGGTCGGGATCATCGCGCAACGCCCGGATGTCGATCATGGACCTGAGGCTAGCAGGAGGCATCGCGGCACCGACCTGAACGAGGTCGACGCGGCCCCCGATGCGACGGCTACGTCCCGGCGGGGCCGCGGCCGGGATCCTGCGGCCCTTCGGTCCCGTCGCCGGCGGTGTCGTCGATCTGGTACGCGTCGCGCAGGCGCTGCACCCAGAGGTCCTCCTCGCCGGTCTCGTCGACCGGGTTCACGAGGTCCTCGGTCAGCGACCCGGCCGCCGGCCCGACCCGCGCCGCGCCGTCCGGCGGTGGGGGGGTGGACCGCGGTGCCGGGGTCGCACCGCCAGCCTGCGAGGTCTCCTCGGGAGCCGCGAGCACGGCCCCCTCGGCGTCATGCTCGGACCCCTCGTCCGCGAGGTCGTCGGCTTCCTCACGCGCCACGGCGGCCGCCAGCGCGGTCGTGAACGGTACGGCGGCGATCAACCCGATCGAGCCGACCAGTGTCCGCACGACCTCGACCGCGACGATCTCGCTGGTGAGCACCTGGCTCGCCGGGTCGGTCGCGGTCGAGAAGAGGATCAGCAGCGGCAACGCCGCGCCCGCGTACGCGAGGAACAGCGTGTTGACCGTCGCCGCGACGTGGTCGCGGCCGACCGCGAGCGCGGAGCGGAACAGCTCGCCGTAGCCCAGGGTCGGGTCGGCGCGTCGCAGCGCGAAGACCGTCGCCGATTGCGACATCGTGACGTCGTCGAGTACTCCGAGCCCACCGATGATGATCCCGGCGAGCAGCAACCCCTGCAGGGACAGCCCACCCACCTGGTAGTTCGCGAGTCGGGCGTCCTCGTCGGTGAACCCGGTGAGCTGCGCAGCCTCGATGAA
This genomic interval carries:
- a CDS encoding YibE/F family protein, with protein sequence MRASHRGLLVAVAVVAAVAAAGMVALWPDGDRELEGVGAEDAGIQEEAAPEDEAELLDARILEVTERADEFDDPTLLPGAAIVDITAETEGGEVVTFEMGDDTGDTFAEGQRVRLAEVGTADGETSYYVADFRRGPQMALLAGLFALAVIALGRFQGVRALVGLGLSFLVIIGFIVPAILDGSDPVWVALFGGLAVMIITLYLSHGVSAKTSAAIVGTAGALLLTVGLAAGFIEAAQLTGFTDEDARLANYQVGGLSLQGLLLAGIIIGGLGVLDDVTMSQSATVFALRRADPTLGYGELFRSALAVGRDHVAATVNTLFLAYAGAALPLLILFSTATDPASQVLTSEIVAVEVVRTLVGSIGLIAAVPFTTALAAAVAREEADDLADEGSEHDAEGAVLAAPEETSQAGGATPAPRSTPPPPDGAARVGPAAGSLTEDLVNPVDETGEEDLWVQRLRDAYQIDDTAGDGTEGPQDPGRGPAGT
- the serS gene encoding serine--tRNA ligase, with the protein product MIDIRALRDDPDRVAAALARRGVTREQVDEVLALDVQRRALIAEGDQLRAEQKQKSREIGAASGDDKQHLIDEVKRVSARLDELEPQQTETEQRLEALLARVPNLPEDEAPDGEDEEDAVELARFGTMPDIDQPRDHVELGEALGLIDLPRAAKVSGARFSYLMRDAVLLEFALVRYAMDRLMPEGFVPVIPPVLTREEALYGTAFLPEGAEQIYEIEKDELYLVGTSEVPLAGLHMDEILDDGDLPVRYSGFSTCFRREAGTYGKDTRGMFRVHQFDKVEMFSFCRPEDSAAEHERLRDLQVDLLSGLGLHGRVVDIPTGDLGASAARKFDCEVWLPGQGRYRELTSASNCTDYQARRLRARYRDADGENRLCHTLNGTAIAVGRTIIALLETHQRPDGRITVPEALHAYLGAEVIG